A window of Halomonas sp. H10-9-1 contains these coding sequences:
- a CDS encoding DUF2857 domain-containing protein, which translates to MSSSSANLNQALLSQVMGFLREGNMRRALALGFSEDELRTLRRLRASDIDSLACAGPVVARFSVDHAALRGVLARIDRDQDRETLIDRCLRLGASVSMMGAFFGLTGNDCSTRRQLLGIAPRQGRLAMPSEQAEHDAWERWQHIALDPKATDDLQGMVTLAEETDIPLAVVWHLVKQWVDPGQPRTAPPVEEWASPEGER; encoded by the coding sequence ATGAGCTCTTCTTCCGCCAACCTGAATCAGGCGCTGCTCAGCCAGGTCATGGGGTTTCTTCGTGAGGGCAACATGCGCCGTGCGCTGGCTCTCGGCTTCAGTGAGGATGAGCTGCGTACCCTGCGGCGGCTGAGAGCGAGCGATATCGACTCGCTGGCCTGTGCAGGGCCAGTGGTAGCGCGTTTCTCGGTGGATCACGCCGCACTACGCGGCGTTCTGGCGCGCATCGATCGTGACCAGGATCGCGAGACCCTGATCGATCGCTGCCTGAGGTTGGGGGCCAGCGTCAGCATGATGGGAGCGTTCTTCGGCCTGACCGGCAACGACTGCTCGACGCGCCGTCAGCTGCTGGGCATTGCACCGCGCCAGGGGCGGCTGGCGATGCCGTCGGAGCAGGCAGAGCATGATGCCTGGGAGCGCTGGCAGCATATCGCCCTGGACCCCAAGGCAACCGACGACCTGCAGGGCATGGTTACCCTCGCCGAGGAAACCGACATTCCGTTGGCGGTGGTGTGGCACCTGGTCAAGCAGTGGGTCGACCCCGGCCAGCCGCGCACGGCGCCACCGGTCGAAGAGTGGGCGTCACCTGAAGGAGAGCGGTGA
- a CDS encoding ParB family protein, translating to MKRPTDQQLRERLMQPGPKRQGRPVDAVTPPDQEMAVWVTLDMLKPYEHNPRQVQNPKYEEIKASIRAAGLKHKPPVTQRPGEKHYTICDGGNTRLQILRELYEETGESRFHAFYALYRPWQSEVKMLTGHLSENDNRGQLLWIERAKGVVDARAMYEEESGNTLSQRELVKRLAEDGYQVAQSHISRMLYTVEHLLPTLPNSLYSGLGRSQVEKLISYREACRLLWERCTEEVTPEGFGEAWHQTMAWFDDEGQTEMNWSMVVDRLCGMLADHTGVHFNVCELTLDNIVTYRKRRWDLEEHQAFEALDVELQQMRDPDAQPPSLYPPLPEPATGGAPVAKVPATDPGREPQSQPQSAPQAEQLPSPRTLSRDAPTDDERAESAELLRLREQVAALEREKQQLSESPSPSVPVFSESASEAGPEPMVAPAEEEGDWPEGAARTEAERAARLEGLTQSRWEETPGKRGYRHHLASELGVPSFDFEQLAPLAAPVLSGETTPPIADVWFIEGVEDEPRSLRIRIRELVQVIARWGGFGGSDVVIADDNGIGFDLNPLPEASDRRARFAWQALASLRGELNPEYPADATLWGALLGTHREEGTESAWDDAVLLRFFRLVRLIRRLREHLQGQQEAQS from the coding sequence ATGAAACGCCCGACCGACCAGCAGCTTCGCGAGCGCCTGATGCAGCCCGGCCCCAAGCGTCAGGGGCGGCCCGTAGATGCTGTGACCCCGCCCGACCAGGAGATGGCCGTCTGGGTCACCCTGGACATGCTCAAGCCCTACGAGCACAACCCCCGGCAGGTCCAGAACCCCAAATACGAGGAGATCAAGGCGTCGATCCGTGCCGCGGGCCTCAAGCACAAGCCCCCGGTCACCCAACGGCCGGGCGAGAAGCACTACACCATCTGCGACGGTGGCAATACCCGCCTGCAGATCCTGCGCGAGCTCTATGAAGAGACCGGTGAGTCGCGCTTCCATGCCTTCTATGCCCTGTACCGACCCTGGCAGTCGGAAGTGAAGATGCTGACGGGACACCTCAGCGAGAACGACAACCGCGGCCAGCTGCTCTGGATCGAGCGCGCCAAGGGTGTGGTGGACGCCAGGGCAATGTATGAAGAGGAGAGCGGCAACACGCTCTCGCAGCGCGAGCTGGTCAAGCGCCTGGCCGAGGATGGCTACCAGGTCGCCCAGAGCCATATCAGCAGGATGCTCTATACCGTCGAGCACCTGCTGCCCACCCTGCCCAACAGCCTCTACAGCGGACTGGGCCGCTCTCAGGTCGAGAAGCTGATCAGCTACCGAGAAGCCTGCCGGCTGCTCTGGGAACGCTGCACCGAGGAGGTCACTCCCGAGGGCTTTGGCGAGGCCTGGCACCAGACCATGGCCTGGTTCGATGATGAGGGGCAGACCGAGATGAACTGGAGCATGGTGGTGGATCGGCTGTGCGGCATGCTGGCGGACCACACCGGCGTGCACTTCAACGTCTGCGAGCTGACCCTCGATAACATCGTCACCTACCGCAAGCGACGCTGGGACCTGGAAGAGCACCAGGCCTTCGAGGCCCTGGACGTGGAGCTGCAGCAGATGCGCGACCCTGACGCCCAGCCGCCCTCGCTTTATCCGCCGTTGCCCGAGCCCGCTACGGGCGGCGCGCCGGTGGCGAAGGTGCCCGCTACAGATCCTGGCCGTGAACCTCAATCTCAGCCTCAATCCGCCCCCCAGGCCGAGCAGCTGCCATCGCCTCGGACCCTCAGCAGAGACGCGCCTACCGACGATGAGAGAGCAGAGAGCGCCGAGCTGCTTCGGCTACGTGAGCAGGTTGCCGCGCTGGAGCGCGAAAAGCAGCAGCTGAGCGAGTCACCGTCTCCCTCGGTGCCGGTATTCAGCGAGTCGGCATCTGAGGCGGGTCCAGAGCCCATGGTTGCACCCGCAGAAGAGGAGGGTGACTGGCCAGAGGGCGCAGCGCGGACGGAGGCCGAGCGTGCTGCCCGCCTTGAAGGGCTGACCCAGTCCCGCTGGGAAGAGACTCCAGGGAAGCGCGGCTACCGTCACCATCTGGCCAGCGAGCTCGGCGTGCCCAGCTTCGACTTCGAGCAGCTGGCCCCCCTGGCAGCACCGGTGCTCTCCGGTGAGACCACCCCGCCCATTGCCGACGTCTGGTTTATCGAAGGCGTCGAGGATGAGCCTCGCTCACTGCGTATTCGTATCCGGGAACTGGTGCAGGTCATCGCCCGCTGGGGCGGCTTCGGCGGCAGCGACGTGGTGATCGCCGATGACAACGGCATCGGTTTCGACCTCAACCCGCTGCCCGAGGCGTCCGACCGCCGTGCCCGCTTCGCCTGGCAGGCGCTGGCCAGCCTGCGCGGCGAGCTCAATCCCGAGTACCCCGCCGATGCCACCCTGTGGGGAGCGCTGCTGGGCACCCATCGGGAAGAGGGCACTGAGAGTGCCTGGGACGATGCGGTACTGCTTCGTTTTTTCCGTCTGGTGCGGCTGATTCGCCGCCTTCGTGAACACCTGCAGGGACAACAGGAGGCCCAGTCATGA
- a CDS encoding type II toxin-antitoxin system HicA family toxin, which yields MSKSLSAARGCKGMQRLVRYAATRGWEVQRTSGGHLRFSKPGCAPVFTSFTTKDRRAELNARAQLRRAEWQQRFRNDE from the coding sequence ATGAGTAAGTCGCTGTCGGCAGCACGAGGGTGCAAGGGGATGCAGCGCCTGGTGCGCTATGCCGCCACCCGGGGGTGGGAGGTGCAGCGAACCAGCGGCGGGCACCTGAGGTTCAGTAAGCCCGGCTGTGCGCCGGTCTTCACCTCATTCACCACCAAGGACCGCCGCGCCGAGCTCAATGCACGCGCCCAGCTGCGCCGCGCGGAGTGGCAGCAGAGGTTCCGCAATGACGAGTGA
- the dnaB gene encoding replicative DNA helicase has product MSVIENLVELRVAEERPEAGYLPPHSLEAEQSVLGGLLLDNAMWDEVADRLAPAMFYQQGHRLVFQAIKALAERDQPMDVVTVSEALEEAHQLEQAGGLAFLAELARNTPSAANVAAYAEIVKDRHALRQLIHTCFTLNQQALNAQGRTAAELIEEAEQKLFALTEERHDRLSSMKEMLGEAINVIDQAFNAQGGVTGVPSGLSELDAMTAGWQPGDLIILAGRPSMGKTAMGLGFAEHALMAEEATDPVFIFSLEMPESQLMLRLIASLGNVSLQKLRTGKMEDEDWPKVTAAVSRLTQLDGKLLIDDASGITASSLKARARRMTRRFGRPSMILVDYLQLLQEPGSENRTLEVGKVSRILKETAKELRTPVIALSQLNRSLETRPNKRPCMADLRDSGALEQDADLIAFIYRDEVYHPDNEDSHGLAELILGKQRNGPTGTVHLAFQGASARFKPLAWQHQEVTP; this is encoded by the coding sequence ATGAGTGTCATTGAGAACCTGGTCGAGCTCCGGGTGGCCGAGGAGCGCCCGGAAGCCGGCTATCTGCCGCCGCACAGCCTGGAGGCGGAGCAGTCGGTGCTGGGCGGTCTCTTGCTGGATAACGCCATGTGGGACGAGGTCGCCGACCGCCTGGCGCCGGCGATGTTCTACCAGCAGGGCCATCGCCTGGTGTTTCAGGCGATCAAGGCGCTGGCCGAGCGCGACCAGCCGATGGATGTGGTGACCGTCTCCGAAGCACTGGAGGAAGCCCACCAGCTGGAGCAGGCGGGAGGGCTCGCTTTCCTGGCCGAGCTGGCTCGCAATACGCCCAGCGCGGCCAATGTGGCGGCCTATGCCGAGATCGTGAAGGACCGCCATGCACTGCGGCAGCTGATCCACACCTGCTTCACGCTGAACCAGCAGGCCCTGAACGCCCAGGGCCGCACGGCCGCCGAGCTGATCGAGGAGGCCGAGCAGAAGCTCTTCGCCCTGACGGAGGAACGCCACGACCGGCTGAGCTCTATGAAGGAGATGCTGGGGGAGGCCATCAACGTCATCGATCAGGCCTTCAATGCACAGGGTGGGGTGACAGGGGTCCCGAGTGGCCTGAGCGAGCTGGACGCCATGACCGCGGGCTGGCAGCCCGGAGACCTCATCATCCTGGCCGGCCGCCCCTCCATGGGCAAGACCGCCATGGGGCTCGGCTTCGCGGAGCATGCCCTGATGGCAGAGGAGGCTACCGATCCGGTCTTTATCTTCTCCCTGGAGATGCCCGAGTCGCAGCTGATGCTGCGGCTGATCGCCAGCCTGGGCAATGTCTCCCTGCAGAAGCTGCGCACCGGAAAGATGGAAGACGAGGATTGGCCCAAGGTAACCGCCGCGGTCAGTCGACTCACCCAGCTGGACGGGAAGCTCTTGATCGATGATGCCTCGGGCATCACCGCTTCCAGCCTGAAGGCCCGCGCTCGCCGCATGACCCGCCGCTTCGGCCGCCCCTCAATGATCCTGGTGGACTACCTGCAGCTGCTGCAGGAGCCGGGCAGCGAGAACCGCACCCTCGAGGTGGGCAAGGTCAGCCGCATCCTCAAGGAGACCGCCAAGGAGTTGCGCACCCCAGTGATTGCGCTGTCGCAGCTCAACCGCTCCCTGGAGACCCGCCCCAACAAGCGTCCCTGCATGGCTGATCTGCGCGACAGCGGCGCGCTGGAACAGGATGCCGACCTCATCGCCTTCATCTACCGCGACGAGGTGTATCACCCCGATAACGAAGATAGCCACGGCCTGGCCGAGCTGATTCTGGGCAAGCAGCGCAATGGGCCCACTGGCACCGTGCACCTGGCGTTCCAGGGAGCGTCGGCGCGCTTCAAGCCGTTGGCCTGGCAGCATCAGGAGGTGACCCCATGA
- a CDS encoding ParA family protein — protein sequence MRVVSVISTKGGVGKTTVTANLGGLLADAGLRVLFIDLDSQPTLSSYYPLRTEAPGGTYELIALSDTAPDRVISQTAHPNLDVVISNDHAGQLPQLLLNAPDGRFRLAQLLSNLSDYDLILIDTQGARSITLEMAVLASDYALSPITPELLSAREFVRGTVGLLRDLEALSQFTHLSVPPVSVLVNRLDETADARGIHQTLAEMFAAGEQGVTVMQSTIRAGVAFRQAASAGLPAHQFEPRKPAGRKSPSAADQVKAMARELNPEWQPLIDAMVSTTAMQGGCHDECH from the coding sequence ATGCGCGTTGTATCTGTTATTTCGACCAAGGGCGGGGTCGGCAAGACCACCGTCACTGCCAATCTGGGCGGCCTCCTGGCCGATGCGGGCCTCAGGGTCCTGTTCATTGATCTGGACAGCCAGCCGACCCTCTCCAGCTACTACCCCCTTCGCACCGAAGCCCCTGGCGGCACCTATGAGCTGATCGCGCTCAGCGACACGGCGCCCGATCGCGTCATATCGCAGACGGCCCATCCCAATCTGGATGTGGTGATCTCCAACGATCACGCCGGCCAGCTCCCTCAGTTGCTGCTCAATGCCCCGGACGGCCGCTTCCGGCTTGCCCAGCTGCTCTCCAACCTGTCGGACTATGACCTAATCCTGATCGACACCCAGGGGGCGCGCTCCATCACCCTGGAGATGGCGGTCCTCGCCTCCGATTACGCTCTCTCTCCCATCACCCCCGAGCTGCTCTCAGCCCGTGAGTTCGTGCGCGGCACCGTTGGCCTGCTGCGCGACCTTGAGGCGCTTAGCCAGTTCACGCACCTCTCTGTTCCCCCCGTTTCCGTACTCGTGAACCGCCTGGATGAAACCGCCGATGCGCGGGGCATCCACCAGACCCTGGCAGAGATGTTCGCTGCCGGCGAGCAGGGCGTCACCGTCATGCAGAGCACCATCCGCGCCGGTGTCGCCTTCCGACAGGCGGCCAGCGCCGGACTGCCGGCTCACCAGTTCGAGCCGCGCAAGCCTGCCGGCCGCAAGTCTCCTTCTGCTGCCGACCAGGTCAAGGCGATGGCCCGTGAGCTCAACCCCGAGTGGCAGCCGCTGATCGACGCCATGGTCAGTACCACCGCCATGCAGGGAGGCTGCCACGATGAGTGTCATTGA
- a CDS encoding oxidative damage protection protein — protein sequence MSQTVFCRKYQQELEALPFPPLPGKKGQEIQASVSRKAWEEWQALQTRLINEKHLNMLDPASREYLMEQMERFLDNRETDRAEGYVPPSS from the coding sequence ATGAGCCAGACCGTGTTCTGTCGCAAGTACCAGCAGGAGCTCGAGGCCCTGCCGTTCCCCCCGCTGCCCGGCAAGAAGGGGCAGGAGATCCAGGCCAGCGTGTCGCGAAAGGCCTGGGAGGAGTGGCAGGCGCTGCAGACCCGGCTGATCAACGAGAAGCACCTCAACATGCTCGACCCGGCTTCCCGGGAGTATCTGATGGAGCAGATGGAGCGCTTCCTGGACAACCGCGAGACCGACCGTGCCGAGGGCTATGTGCCACCCTCATCTTGA
- the mutY gene encoding A/G-specific adenine glycosylase: protein MTDTPTPVLAPATFQRRLLDWFDEHGRHDLPWQRGRTPYRVWVSEIMLQQTQVATVIPYFERFMVRFPDVRSLAAADQDEVLHLWTGLGYYARGRNLHKAARVVVDEHGGEFPLHSLEEMAALPGIGRSTAGAIVAQSQGRRAVILDGNVKRSLSRLHAVPGWPGRPAVERRLWQLAEHYTPHERLADYTQAMMDLGATLCRRGTPECGRCPFNDVCLAHAHGEERRFPEPKPRKALPTRTTRMLLLRDASGRVLLEQRPPSGLWGGLWSLPQFDDASGLEAWLDVHAPGSELAPTWPPFTHVFSHFRLEITLQPARVKRLDSIGETRRWYDPDNPDAVGLAAPVKALLASLAPFTLDTPPGP, encoded by the coding sequence ATGACCGATACGCCGACTCCCGTACTCGCCCCCGCGACCTTCCAGCGGCGCCTGCTCGACTGGTTCGATGAGCACGGCCGCCACGACCTGCCTTGGCAGCGCGGGCGCACGCCCTACCGGGTGTGGGTCTCTGAGATCATGCTGCAGCAGACCCAGGTGGCTACCGTCATCCCCTACTTCGAACGCTTCATGGTGCGCTTCCCCGACGTGCGGAGCCTGGCGGCGGCAGACCAGGACGAGGTGCTGCACCTGTGGACCGGGCTGGGCTACTACGCTCGTGGGCGCAACCTCCACAAGGCCGCCCGGGTGGTGGTCGACGAGCATGGCGGGGAGTTTCCGCTCCATAGCCTGGAAGAGATGGCGGCCCTGCCCGGCATCGGGCGCTCCACCGCCGGGGCCATCGTCGCCCAGAGCCAGGGCCGCCGCGCGGTGATTCTCGATGGCAACGTCAAGCGCAGCCTCAGTCGTCTGCACGCCGTGCCAGGCTGGCCGGGGCGACCGGCGGTGGAGCGTCGGCTATGGCAGCTGGCGGAGCACTACACCCCCCACGAACGCCTGGCCGACTATACCCAGGCGATGATGGACCTGGGCGCGACCCTCTGCCGGCGCGGCACTCCAGAGTGTGGTCGTTGCCCCTTCAACGATGTCTGCCTGGCCCATGCGCATGGCGAGGAGCGCCGTTTCCCGGAGCCGAAACCCAGGAAGGCGCTGCCCACCCGCACCACCCGCATGCTGCTGCTGCGTGATGCCAGTGGTCGAGTGCTGCTGGAGCAGCGTCCGCCCAGCGGCCTGTGGGGCGGGCTCTGGAGCCTACCTCAGTTCGATGACGCCTCGGGCCTCGAGGCCTGGCTGGATGTCCATGCGCCGGGCAGCGAGCTCGCGCCCACTTGGCCCCCCTTCACCCATGTCTTCAGCCACTTCCGGCTGGAGATCACCCTCCAGCCGGCGCGGGTCAAGCGCCTCGATTCGATAGGCGAGACGCGCCGCTGGTACGATCCCGATAACCCCGATGCCGTGGGCCTGGCGGCCCCGGTGAAGGCGCTGCTGGCGAGCCTGGCACCCTTCACCCTGGACACGCCGCCGGGACCCTGA